From a region of the Calliphora vicina chromosome 4, idCalVici1.1, whole genome shotgun sequence genome:
- the LOC135957616 gene encoding vitellogenin-1-like: MNPLRIVCVAALLLAAGSANGNLSGLNKLRPSQWLSSSQLEQTPSIDEISLQKLESMSVEKGAELMQKLYHLSQINNDLKPSFVPSSSNVPCYIVKPNGKKVSTSLDKLASACKQQPNFGEEEVTILITGLPATTETVRKANRKLIDAYLQRYSTKRQQPSKFDYSGEKMARTSSEEDSNEWQNQQASSGNLVIIDLGNELNSFKRFSLLDVDETGAMIASAIVEMTEKCDVADETIHVVAQGIAAHVAGAAGNEFTRKTGRQLRRITALDPSKILAKNPHSLTGLSRGDAEFVDAIHTNVYGMGTIQRVGDIDFYPNGPSAAVPGAQSIVEASMRATRYFAESVRPGNERNFPAVAANSLKEYKNNDGFGKRAYMGINVDYDLEGDYILEVNSKGPFGKRAPVQKQNSYHGVHNSLRKKDNN; the protein is encoded by the exons ATGAATCCTTTGAGAATTGTTTGTGTGGCTGCTTTGTTATTGGCGGCAGGTTCAGCTAATGGAAATCTTTCTGGTCTTAACAAGTTGAGACCATCCCAATGGCTATCCTCATCTCAACTTGAACAAACTCCCTCGATCGATGAAATCAGTCTCCAAAAACTGGAAAGCATGTCGGTGGAAAAGGGTGCTGAATTAATGCAAAAACTCT ATCACTTGTCTCAAATAAATAACGATTTGAAACCCAGCTTTGTACCCAGCTCCAGTAATGTGCCCTGCTACATTGTTAAGCCTAATGGCAAGAAGGTATCCACCTCTTTGGACAAGTTGGCTTCAGCTTGCAAACAACAACCCAACTTTGGTGAGGAGGAAGTAACCATTCTAATCACTGGATTACCCGCCACCACTGAAACTGTCAGAAAGGCCAATCGTAAATTGATTGATGCTTACCTCCAACGTTACAGCACCAAGAGACAACAACCCTCCAAGTTCGATTATTCTGGTGAGAAAATGGCACGCACTTCCAGCGAAGAAGACTCTAACGAATGGCAAAATCAACAAGCCTCCTCAGGCAATCTTGTG ATCATTGATTTGGGCAACGAATTGAACAGTTTCAAACGTTTTAGCCTTTTGGATGTTGATGAAACTGGTGCCATGATTGCTTCCGCTATTGTTGAGATGACCGAGAAATGCGATGTTGCCGATGAAACCATCCATGTTGTTGCTCAAGGTATTGCTGCTCATGTTGCTGGTGCCGCTGGTAATGAATTCACCCGCAAAACTGGTCGTCAATTGAGACGCATCACTGCCCTGGATCCTTCCAAAATTTTAGCCAAGAATCCTCACTCTTTGACTGGTTTATCTCGTGGTGATGCCGAATTTGTTGATGCCATTCACACCAATGTCTATGGTATGGGTACCATTCAACGTGTTGGTGATATTGATTTCTATCCTAATGGTCCTTCGGCTGCCGTTCCTGGTGCTCAAAGTATTGTTGAGGCTAGCATGCGTGCTACCCGTTATTTCGCTGAATCTGTCCGTCCTGGCAATGAACGTAACTTCCCAGCTGTTGCCGCCAACTCATTGAAGGAGTACAAGAACAATGATGGTTTTGGCAAACGTGCTTATATGGGTATTAATGTTGATTATGATTTGGAAGGTGATTACATTTTGGAAGTCAATTCGAAGGGTCCTTTCGGTAAGAGAGCCCCTGTTCAAAAACAGAATAGCTACCATGGAGTCCACAATTCCTTGAGAAAGAAGGACAATAATTAA
- the LOC135958024 gene encoding vitellogenin-1-like, with the protein MHPLRIVCVAAVLLAAGSANGNLSGLNKLRPSQWLSSSQLEQTPSVDEISLQKLESMSVEKGAELMEKIYHLSRINHNLRPEFVPSPSNVPCYIVKPNGQKVSTSLDKLASACKQQTNFGNEEVTILITGLPATTETVKKANRKLIDAYLQRYSNKRQQPQKFDYSGEKMSRTSSEEDSSEWQKQQSSSGNLVIIDLGSKLNNFKRFALLDVEQTGAMIASAIIEMTEKSEVADETIHVVAQGIAAHVAGAAGNEYTRQTGRQLRRITALDPSKVLAKNPHTLTGLSRGDAEFVDAIHTNAYGMGTIQRVGDIDFYPNGPSASVPGAQSIVEASMRATRYFAESVRPGNERNFPAVAANSLKEYKNNDGFGKRVYMGIDADYDLEGDYILEVNAKSPFGKRAPAQKQNSYHGVHKAWKNFRDNE; encoded by the exons ATGCATCCTTTAAGAATTGTTTGTGTGGCTGCTGTATTATTGGCAGCAGGATCAGCTAATGGAAATCTTTCTGGTCTTAACAAGTTGAGACCATCTCAATGGCTCTCCTCCTCACAATTGGAGCAAACTCCTTCGGTCGATGAAATTAGTCTACAAAAGTTGGAAAGTATGTCAGTGGAAAAGGGTGCTGAATTAATGGAAAAAATTT ATCACTTGTCGCGAATTAATCACAATTTGAGACCCGAATTTGTGCCCAGCCCTAGCAATGTTCCTTGCTACATTGTTAAGCCCAATGGTCAGAAAGTATCCACCTCTTTGGACAAATTGGCCTCAGCTTGCAAACAACAAACCAACTTTGGTAATGAAGAAGTCACCATTCTCATCACTGGTTTACCAGCCACCACTGAAACTGTCAAAAAGGCCAACCGCAAATTGATTGATGCTTACCTCCAGCGTTACAGCAACAAGAGACAACAACCCCAAAAATTCGATTATTCTGGTGAGAAAATGTCACGCACTTCCAGTGAAGAAGACTCCAGTGAATGGCAAAAGCAACAATCCTCATCTGGCAATCTAGTG ATCATTGACTTGGGCTCCAAACTTAACAACTTCAAACGCTTTGCTTTGTTGGACGTTGAACAAACCGGTGCAATGATTGCTTCCGCTATTATTGAGATGACCGAGAAATCCGAAGTTGCCGATGAAACCATCCATGTTGTGGCTCAAGGTATTGCTGCTCATGTTGCTGGTGCCGCTGGCAATGAATACACCCGTCAAACCGGTCGTCAATTGAGACGTATCACTGCCTTGGATCCTTCCAAAGTTTTGGCCAAGAATCCTCACACTTTAACTGGTTTATCTCGTGGTGATGCCGAATTTGTTGATGCCATCCACACCAATGCCTATGGCATGGGTACCATTCAACGTGTTGGTGATATTGATTTCTATCCTAATGGTCCTTCTGCTTCTGTCCCTGGTGCTCAAAGTATTGTTGAAGCTAGCATGCGTGCTACCCGTTACTTCGCTGAATCTGTCCGTCCTGGTAATGAACGTAACTTCCCAGCTGTTGCTGCCAACTCATTGAAAGAGTATAAGAACAATGATGGTTTTGGCAAACGTGTTTACATGGGTATTGATGCTGATTACGATTTGGAAGGCGATTACATTTTGGAAGTCAATGCTAAGAGTCCATTCGGCAAGAGAGCTCCTGCTCAAAAACAGAACAGCTACCATGGTGTCCACAAGGCCTGGAAAAACTTCCGCGACAACGAATAA